A single window of Hymenobacter sp. APR13 DNA harbors:
- a CDS encoding GNAT family N-acetyltransferase, with amino-acid sequence MIPLITRTSRLTILAASRALLTAELHKPQYFPVLLGAALPADWPPGEYDAEASRYFLAQLTAGGRAAAGWYGWYAILRATEQQPATLVGAGGFWGPPDANGTAEIGYSIAADWRGQGLATELVGGLVQQASHTGIVRRLIAHTLPGNEVSQRVLLRNGFTLTDPDTEGRMRFERAVEPSEAPQAPGQIMPIS; translated from the coding sequence ATGATTCCCCTCATCACCCGCACTTCCCGCCTTACCATTCTGGCTGCCAGCCGTGCCCTGCTTACGGCTGAGCTCCACAAGCCCCAATACTTCCCGGTGCTGCTGGGCGCGGCCCTGCCCGCCGACTGGCCTCCCGGAGAGTACGATGCCGAAGCCAGCCGCTATTTTCTGGCGCAGCTGACAGCGGGCGGCCGGGCGGCGGCCGGCTGGTATGGCTGGTACGCCATTCTGCGGGCCACCGAGCAGCAGCCGGCCACGCTGGTAGGCGCCGGCGGCTTCTGGGGGCCGCCCGATGCCAACGGCACGGCCGAAATCGGCTACTCCATTGCGGCGGACTGGCGCGGGCAGGGTCTGGCCACCGAGCTGGTGGGCGGGCTGGTGCAGCAGGCCTCGCACACGGGCATTGTGCGCCGCCTGATAGCGCACACGCTGCCCGGCAACGAGGTGTCGCAGCGCGTGCTGCTCCGCAACGGCTTTACGCTGACCGACCCCGACACGGAAGGACGCATGCGGTTCGAGCGGGCCGTGGAGCCCTCGGAGGCGCCGCAGGCGCCGGGCCAGATTATGCCTATCAGCTAA
- a CDS encoding Hsp20/alpha crystallin family protein, with amino-acid sequence MNLISREFIRNLAPQLDLLNTLGGGMAQVQLRVDKREQGVLVRVAAPSVSPENIHVLLNNNRLTVLGEYRHQPEDQLAAPLFTRVLDLPANLDLTRIDAVHEEGELRIRIPYQNPADRPREITIRQR; translated from the coding sequence ATGAATCTGATTAGCCGAGAATTCATTCGTAACCTGGCCCCGCAACTTGATCTGCTCAACACGCTGGGTGGGGGCATGGCGCAGGTTCAGCTGCGCGTGGACAAGCGGGAGCAAGGCGTACTGGTACGCGTAGCGGCCCCGTCGGTGAGCCCCGAAAACATTCATGTGCTGCTCAACAACAACCGCCTGACGGTGCTGGGCGAATACCGCCACCAGCCCGAGGACCAGCTGGCCGCGCCGCTCTTCACGCGCGTGCTCGACCTGCCTGCCAACCTTGACCTGACCCGGATTGATGCCGTGCATGAAGAAGGGGAACTGCGCATCCGGATTCCGTACCAGAACCCGGCCGACCGCCCCCGCGAAATCACCATCAGGCAGCGCTAA
- a CDS encoding heavy metal-binding domain-containing protein translates to MSLKVVAAAALLLGSLTGCDSKPATEAGAATPAASVAAPADSLVAPAAAAAYICPMKCEGSASDKPGKCPVCEMALEPAEASKPAG, encoded by the coding sequence GTGTCTCTGAAAGTAGTGGCGGCTGCCGCCCTGCTGCTGGGTAGCCTAACCGGCTGCGACAGCAAGCCTGCCACGGAAGCCGGCGCTGCCACTCCGGCAGCCAGCGTTGCCGCCCCGGCCGACAGCCTGGTTGCCCCAGCGGCGGCCGCGGCCTACATCTGCCCCATGAAGTGCGAAGGCAGCGCCAGCGACAAGCCCGGCAAGTGCCCGGTGTGCGAAATGGCGCTGGAGCCCGCCGAAGCCAGCAAGCCTGCCGGCTAG
- a CDS encoding DnaJ C-terminal domain-containing protein encodes MDYKDYYKILGVEKTATTDQIKKAYRKLARQHHPDVNPNNADAEQKFKEVNEANEVLSDPEKRQKYDQLGSDWQRYQQAGAGGGSARGGSFDWSQYQQQGGFGGNDFGDGADFSDFFGSIFGNMGGGGGRSTRAAAGQDYQAELELSLQDAYEGGPRTLTVNGKSLRLTIQPGVEDGQVIRLRDQGGPGRNGGPAGSLYITLRVQPDTRFARTGNDLTQEVQVPLYRALLGGEQIVDTLSGPLKINIKPETQNGTRLRLRGKGFPVHKQAGQHGDLYLRLTVQLPQQLSEQEKDLLQQLAALRP; translated from the coding sequence GTGGACTACAAAGACTACTATAAGATTCTGGGCGTAGAGAAAACCGCTACCACCGACCAGATCAAGAAAGCCTACCGCAAGCTGGCCCGCCAGCATCACCCCGATGTGAACCCCAACAACGCGGACGCGGAGCAGAAATTCAAGGAGGTGAACGAAGCCAACGAGGTTCTCTCCGATCCGGAAAAGCGGCAGAAATACGACCAGCTCGGCAGCGACTGGCAGCGCTACCAGCAGGCCGGCGCCGGCGGCGGCAGTGCCCGGGGCGGCAGCTTCGACTGGAGCCAGTACCAGCAGCAGGGCGGCTTCGGCGGCAACGACTTCGGCGACGGCGCCGACTTCTCGGACTTCTTCGGCTCCATCTTCGGCAATATGGGTGGCGGCGGCGGGCGCAGCACACGCGCCGCGGCCGGCCAGGACTACCAGGCCGAGCTGGAGCTGAGCCTGCAGGACGCCTACGAAGGCGGGCCGCGCACGCTCACTGTCAACGGCAAAAGCCTGCGCCTCACCATTCAGCCCGGCGTTGAGGATGGGCAGGTGATCCGGCTGCGCGACCAGGGCGGCCCCGGCCGCAACGGTGGGCCGGCCGGCTCGCTCTACATCACGCTGCGCGTGCAGCCCGATACCCGCTTCGCCCGCACCGGCAACGACCTCACCCAGGAAGTGCAGGTGCCGCTATATCGCGCTCTGCTGGGCGGTGAGCAGATAGTGGACACCCTCTCGGGCCCGCTCAAAATCAACATCAAACCCGAAACCCAGAACGGCACCCGCCTGCGCCTGCGCGGCAAGGGCTTCCCGGTGCACAAGCAGGCCGGCCAGCACGGCGACCTGTACCTGCGCCTCACGGTGCAGCTGCCCCAGCAGCTTTCTGAGCAGGAAAAAGACTTGCTGCAGCAGCTGGCCGCACTGCGCCCGTAG
- a CDS encoding glycoside hydrolase family 25 protein: MKRPASTPPRRRPSLPPWLRWVVGLVLLGTLGFYLTHRRQINRHARLAWASLISRHLTGHEKTPLLDGYSVHGIDVSAYQGRINWAEVASHDVQFAFIKATEGVTLRDQRFRRNWEAARKAGVYRGAYHYFQPNYDGARQANLFTRTVPLAPGDLPPVLDVEHAEFHDVAAMRRNVGVWLRLVERHYGVRPILYSNYSFYKRHLAGHFDKYPLWLAHYEVPEPRLPREKWIIWQHSDEAYIPGIRGTVDFNVFQGSFQTLLALRIPPKTGPAPR, encoded by the coding sequence ATGAAACGCCCTGCCTCCACTCCGCCGCGCCGCCGCCCGAGCCTGCCGCCCTGGCTGCGCTGGGTTGTGGGGCTGGTGCTGCTGGGCACGCTGGGGTTCTACCTCACCCACCGCCGCCAGATCAACCGCCATGCGCGCCTGGCCTGGGCCTCGCTCATCAGCCGCCACCTCACGGGCCACGAAAAAACGCCCCTGCTCGACGGCTACTCCGTGCACGGCATCGACGTATCGGCCTACCAGGGGCGCATCAACTGGGCCGAGGTGGCCAGCCACGACGTGCAGTTTGCCTTCATCAAGGCCACCGAGGGCGTGACCTTGCGCGACCAGCGCTTCCGGCGCAACTGGGAGGCCGCCCGCAAGGCCGGCGTGTACCGCGGCGCCTACCACTACTTCCAGCCCAACTACGACGGCGCCCGGCAGGCCAACCTGTTTACCCGCACCGTGCCCCTGGCCCCCGGCGACCTGCCGCCGGTGCTGGACGTGGAGCACGCCGAGTTTCACGATGTGGCCGCCATGCGCCGCAACGTGGGCGTGTGGCTGCGGCTGGTGGAGCGCCACTACGGCGTGCGGCCCATCCTGTACTCCAACTACAGCTTCTACAAGCGCCACTTGGCGGGCCACTTCGATAAATACCCGCTCTGGCTGGCCCACTACGAGGTGCCGGAGCCGCGGCTGCCGCGTGAGAAGTGGATTATCTGGCAGCATTCCGACGAAGCCTACATTCCCGGCATCCGCGGCACCGTCGATTTCAACGTGTTTCAGGGCAGCTTCCAGACGCTGCTGGCCCTGCGTATTCCTCCCAAGACCGGGCCGGCGCCGCGCTAG
- a CDS encoding class I SAM-dependent methyltransferase has translation MTPLPAPAEPEWFSTWFDSPYYHLLYHDRNQAEAQAFLDTLLTRLHPKPQARLLDFACGKGRHSIYLSERGYDVTGIDLSAESIAAAQRHAHQHLHFAVHDMREPLPFGPFDFIFNLFTSFGYFQHESENVLALRNATAALRPGGKLVIDFLNTERTVRELVAHEQKTVNGITFQLRRHLDRDFIVKEIDFRTADSQELHFEERVRALSRERFEEYFLLAGLRLVDVLGDYQLRPYDEASSPRMIFILKK, from the coding sequence ATGACGCCTTTACCCGCCCCGGCGGAGCCGGAATGGTTTAGTACCTGGTTCGACTCGCCTTACTACCACCTGCTCTACCACGACCGGAACCAGGCCGAAGCTCAGGCCTTCCTGGATACGCTGCTGACGCGCCTGCACCCCAAGCCGCAGGCGCGCCTGCTGGACTTTGCCTGCGGCAAGGGCCGGCATTCCATCTACCTGAGCGAGCGGGGATACGACGTAACCGGCATCGACCTGTCGGCGGAGAGCATTGCGGCGGCGCAGCGCCACGCCCACCAGCACCTGCACTTTGCGGTGCACGACATGCGGGAGCCGCTGCCGTTTGGGCCCTTTGATTTCATTTTCAACCTGTTCACCAGCTTCGGCTACTTTCAGCACGAGAGCGAAAACGTGCTGGCGCTGCGCAACGCCACGGCGGCCCTGCGGCCGGGCGGCAAGCTGGTCATCGACTTCCTGAACACCGAGCGCACGGTGCGCGAGCTGGTAGCGCACGAACAAAAGACGGTGAACGGCATTACGTTCCAGCTGCGCCGTCACCTCGACCGGGACTTCATCGTGAAGGAAATCGACTTCCGGACCGCCGACAGCCAGGAACTGCATTTCGAGGAGCGGGTGCGGGCTCTGAGCCGGGAACGGTTTGAGGAGTATTTCCTGCTGGCCGGGCTGCGGCTGGTAGACGTGCTCGGCGACTACCAGCTGCGCCCCTACGACGAGGCCAGCAGCCCGCGCATGATTTTCATTCTTAAAAAGTGA
- a CDS encoding SUKH-3 domain-containing protein, with protein sequence MPAFPDDVHHSLAEAGWFEGRTVSTAGYQQDTLRRQLTWLPTAAAFLREFGGLHCYFTRQDQSTTRMQFEIQQAAALLDLHRLRTEYEPRVPGRKLSLVGQAYTDPLCLLVDTKGTFYGACEEGIYHIADTVPLALEAIVMDLPFREL encoded by the coding sequence ATGCCTGCTTTCCCCGACGATGTGCATCACTCCCTGGCGGAGGCAGGCTGGTTTGAAGGCCGAACCGTATCTACGGCCGGCTACCAGCAGGACACGTTGCGTCGGCAACTCACCTGGCTCCCCACCGCCGCCGCATTTCTGCGCGAGTTTGGCGGCCTGCACTGCTACTTCACCCGCCAGGATCAAAGCACGACCCGCATGCAGTTCGAAATCCAGCAGGCAGCGGCTTTGCTGGACTTACACCGCCTGCGCACGGAATATGAGCCGCGCGTACCGGGCCGAAAGCTGAGCTTGGTAGGCCAGGCCTACACCGATCCGCTATGCTTACTGGTAGATACCAAGGGCACCTTTTATGGCGCCTGCGAGGAAGGCATCTACCACATTGCGGATACCGTGCCGCTGGCCCTGGAAGCCATTGTGATGGACCTGCCTTTCCGGGAGCTATAA
- a CDS encoding acyl carrier protein, with protein sequence MQQLTQYQVERMLHRQRRNPARPLTPTTRLVHDLGFDSVDVVELTLNLESRFHIEIADAELEELHTVQDVLNCVDLHFSPPVA encoded by the coding sequence ATGCAACAGCTCACGCAATATCAGGTGGAACGCATGCTCCACCGCCAGCGCCGCAACCCGGCCCGGCCCCTCACTCCCACCACCCGCCTGGTCCACGACTTGGGCTTCGACTCGGTTGACGTGGTGGAGCTTACCCTGAATCTGGAAAGCCGCTTTCACATCGAAATTGCAGATGCGGAGCTGGAAGAGCTGCACACGGTACAGGACGTGCTCAACTGCGTGGACCTGCACTTTTCGCCGCCGGTGGCCTAA
- a CDS encoding DUF6799 domain-containing protein, whose protein sequence is MKRILSLALLLATGSFVAQAQTKLPPRKPVQPRGRMVMKDGATRDGAVMKDGKVILTQQGLTNPVLQETALINGTKIKPDGTLTMPDGTTTQMKEGDYMSLTGRLTTMAMKAEQDSLMKAAMADPKAKGKTKMKKKGK, encoded by the coding sequence ATGAAACGGATTCTTTCTCTCGCCCTGCTGCTGGCTACGGGCAGCTTCGTGGCCCAGGCACAAACCAAACTCCCGCCCCGCAAACCAGTGCAGCCGCGTGGCCGCATGGTGATGAAAGACGGCGCCACCCGCGACGGAGCGGTAATGAAGGACGGCAAAGTGATTCTCACCCAGCAGGGCCTCACCAACCCGGTTCTGCAGGAAACCGCCCTCATCAACGGCACCAAAATCAAGCCCGACGGCACCCTGACGATGCCTGATGGCACCACCACCCAAATGAAGGAAGGCGACTACATGTCGCTGACCGGCCGCCTCACCACCATGGCCATGAAAGCCGAGCAGGACAGCCTGATGAAAGCTGCCATGGCCGACCCGAAAGCTAAGGGCAAAACCAAAATGAAGAAGAAAGGCAAATAG
- the gpmI gene encoding 2,3-bisphosphoglycerate-independent phosphoglycerate mutase: protein MNKQVLLVILDGWGLAQNKEVSAIDKAQTPFVDSLFERFPHSKLQASGEAVGLPDGQMGNSEVGHMNIGAGRVVYQDLVRINKAIRERKLGLVPALAKAFEYARLNSKPVHLMGLLSDGGVHSHLDHLKALCTLAHDADVHNVFIHAFTDGRDTDPKGGVSYVNDLEQHLQRGASGKIASIVGRYYAMDRDNRWERVRVAYDLLVNGKGTASQNLIQSMLDSYKEGVTDEFLKPIVKTGADGLPLATIQEGDVVICFNFRTDRGREITQALTQQDFHAFEMHRLNLHYLTMTNYDATFVGVTPIFEKDNLENTLGEVLAANHKTQIRIAETEKYPHVTFFFSGGREVEFAGENRIMRNSPKVATYDLQPEMSAYELRDALVPELQAKSADFIVLNFANTDMVGHTGVFEAAVKAAEAVDACTRDVVEAALAAGYACIVIADHGNAEFMMNPDGSPNTAHTTNLVPCILADTDYHGALADGKLGDIAPTVLALMGVPQPAAMTGQSLLTPNAPARA from the coding sequence ATGAACAAACAGGTATTGTTGGTAATTCTGGACGGCTGGGGTCTGGCGCAGAATAAGGAGGTTTCGGCCATCGACAAGGCCCAGACGCCCTTTGTGGATTCGTTGTTCGAGCGGTTTCCGCACAGCAAGCTGCAGGCTTCGGGCGAGGCCGTGGGTTTGCCGGACGGCCAGATGGGCAACTCCGAAGTAGGTCACATGAACATCGGGGCCGGCCGCGTGGTGTACCAGGATCTGGTGCGCATCAACAAAGCCATCCGGGAGCGGAAGCTGGGCCTCGTGCCAGCTTTGGCCAAGGCCTTCGAGTATGCCCGCCTCAACAGCAAGCCTGTGCACCTGATGGGGCTGCTCTCCGATGGCGGCGTGCATTCGCACCTCGACCACCTCAAAGCCCTGTGCACCCTGGCCCACGATGCCGACGTGCACAACGTGTTCATCCACGCCTTCACCGACGGCCGCGACACCGACCCCAAGGGTGGCGTGAGCTACGTCAATGACCTGGAGCAGCACCTGCAGCGCGGCGCCAGCGGCAAGATTGCCTCCATCGTGGGCCGCTACTACGCCATGGACCGCGACAACCGCTGGGAACGGGTGCGCGTGGCCTACGACCTGCTGGTGAACGGCAAGGGCACGGCCTCACAGAACCTGATCCAGAGCATGCTCGACTCCTATAAGGAGGGCGTGACCGACGAGTTCCTGAAGCCGATTGTGAAAACCGGCGCCGACGGCCTGCCGCTGGCCACCATTCAGGAAGGCGACGTGGTGATCTGCTTCAACTTCCGCACCGACCGGGGCCGCGAAATAACGCAGGCCCTGACGCAGCAGGACTTCCACGCCTTTGAGATGCACCGGCTGAACCTGCACTACCTCACCATGACCAACTACGACGCCACGTTTGTGGGCGTCACGCCGATTTTCGAGAAGGACAACCTTGAAAACACGTTGGGTGAGGTGCTGGCCGCAAACCACAAAACGCAGATCCGGATTGCCGAAACCGAGAAGTATCCGCACGTGACGTTCTTCTTCTCCGGGGGGCGCGAGGTGGAGTTTGCCGGCGAAAACCGCATCATGCGCAACTCGCCCAAGGTAGCCACCTACGACCTGCAGCCCGAGATGAGCGCCTACGAGCTGCGCGACGCGCTGGTGCCCGAGCTGCAGGCCAAATCGGCCGACTTCATCGTGCTCAACTTCGCCAACACCGACATGGTAGGCCACACCGGCGTGTTTGAGGCCGCTGTGAAAGCCGCCGAAGCCGTGGACGCCTGCACCCGCGACGTGGTGGAAGCGGCCCTGGCCGCCGGCTACGCCTGCATCGTCATTGCCGACCACGGCAACGCCGAGTTCATGATGAACCCCGACGGCTCGCCCAACACGGCCCACACCACCAACCTGGTGCCCTGCATCCTGGCCGATACCGACTACCACGGTGCCCTCGCCGATGGCAAGCTCGGCGACATTGCGCCCACGGTGCTGGCCCTTATGGGCGTGCCACAGCCCGCCGCCATGACCGGCCAGAGCCTGCTCACGCCCAACGCTCCGGCCCGTGCCTAA
- a CDS encoding VF530 family protein, whose protein sequence is MPSAPQDARDENGHLIRELHGVTLASIIDYLQARYGWPGLDERLRMNCFAVNPSAKSALAFLRRMPWARAKVEELYIRTRSAEVLGK, encoded by the coding sequence ATGCCCTCTGCCCCCCAAGATGCCCGCGACGAAAACGGCCACCTCATCCGTGAGCTGCACGGCGTCACGCTGGCTTCCATCATCGACTACCTACAGGCCCGCTACGGCTGGCCCGGCCTCGATGAGCGGCTGCGCATGAACTGCTTTGCCGTGAACCCCAGTGCCAAGTCGGCGCTGGCGTTTCTGCGCCGCATGCCCTGGGCCCGCGCCAAAGTGGAAGAGCTCTACATCCGCACCCGCAGCGCCGAAGTGCTTGGGAAATAG
- a CDS encoding ZIP family metal transporter, whose translation MWFAVLLLFLTVLGAGWSTRLVPTASTVWMKPLLAFSGAYLFTLTITHLLPEALLLVPGNMHRIGYFVLAGFFGQLILEVFSQGVEHGHVHHHSEHVGHVPFLLLFSLVIHSFLEGSILVKAPAAGAVSDNFYAILTGVALHHIPAAFALMAALRLRLGSFRKALPLLVLFALAAPIGIIVSNYVVLDQLLTGGLYAALLGFVAGNFLHVSTTILFETSPEHKLNMPKLAATLAGTMLALGVEAL comes from the coding sequence ATGTGGTTTGCTGTTTTGCTGTTGTTTCTTACCGTGCTGGGGGCCGGCTGGTCTACCCGGCTGGTGCCAACCGCCAGCACCGTCTGGATGAAGCCGCTGCTGGCCTTTAGCGGCGCGTATCTGTTTACGCTCACCATCACGCACCTGCTGCCCGAAGCGCTGCTGCTGGTGCCCGGCAACATGCACCGCATCGGCTACTTCGTGCTGGCGGGCTTTTTCGGGCAGCTGATTCTGGAGGTCTTCTCGCAGGGCGTGGAGCACGGGCACGTGCATCACCATTCCGAGCACGTGGGGCACGTGCCGTTCCTGCTGCTGTTTTCGCTGGTGATTCACTCGTTTCTGGAGGGCAGCATCCTGGTGAAAGCCCCCGCCGCCGGCGCCGTCAGCGACAATTTCTACGCCATCCTAACGGGCGTGGCGCTCCACCACATTCCGGCCGCCTTCGCTCTGATGGCGGCGTTGCGGCTGCGGCTGGGCAGCTTCCGGAAGGCGCTGCCGCTGCTGGTGTTGTTTGCACTGGCGGCCCCAATCGGTATCATCGTCAGCAACTACGTGGTGCTCGATCAGCTCCTGACCGGTGGCCTTTACGCGGCGCTGCTGGGCTTCGTGGCCGGCAACTTCCTGCACGTTTCCACCACTATCCTCTTCGAAACCAGCCCCGAGCACAAACTCAACATGCCCAAGCTGGCCGCCACCCTGGCCGGCACCATGCTGGCGCTGGGCGTAGAAGCGCTTTAG
- a CDS encoding septal ring lytic transglycosylase RlpA family protein, with protein sequence MTRPAFFPFGLRPGPGPRLATGLLLFLLAALGGCAGGGSTFTQTGQASYYADKFEGRKTASGTVYRGGRLTAAHNTLPFGTVVKVTNPRSKKSVKVTVTDRGPHAKGRIIDLSKKAARKIDIIDAGVAPVKLKVVRKR encoded by the coding sequence ATGACCCGACCTGCTTTTTTTCCTTTCGGACTGCGGCCCGGCCCCGGGCCGCGGCTGGCTACCGGGTTGCTGCTGTTCCTGCTGGCTGCCCTAGGCGGCTGCGCCGGTGGCGGCTCCACCTTCACCCAAACCGGCCAGGCATCTTACTACGCCGATAAGTTTGAGGGCCGCAAAACGGCCAGCGGCACGGTGTACCGCGGCGGCCGGCTCACGGCGGCCCACAACACGCTGCCCTTTGGCACGGTGGTGAAGGTCACGAACCCGCGCAGCAAAAAGTCCGTCAAGGTCACCGTCACCGACCGGGGCCCGCACGCCAAAGGCCGCATCATCGATCTGTCCAAGAAGGCCGCCCGTAAAATCGACATCATCGACGCCGGCGTGGCCCCCGTAAAGCTCAAAGTGGTCCGGAAGCGTTAA
- a CDS encoding DUF4783 domain-containing protein, which yields MKRTFFHAFLFVWLLLSSGAVLAQAETFGAVRNALRSASSRELSQYFGATVNISFDGDRQSYSATQAEFVLKDFFAKTAPATFDIVHQGASQGGIPYAIGKYNGKSGPYRVFIKMKNVNGALRIDNMDFTKE from the coding sequence ATGAAACGCACCTTCTTCCACGCCTTCCTGTTCGTATGGCTGCTCCTGAGCTCGGGAGCGGTGCTGGCGCAGGCCGAAACCTTCGGGGCCGTGCGCAATGCGTTGCGCAGTGCTTCCTCGCGCGAGTTGTCGCAGTATTTCGGCGCCACGGTCAACATCAGCTTCGATGGCGACCGGCAGAGCTACAGCGCCACCCAGGCCGAGTTCGTCCTGAAAGACTTCTTCGCCAAAACCGCCCCCGCCACCTTCGATATCGTGCACCAGGGCGCCAGCCAGGGTGGCATTCCCTACGCCATTGGCAAGTACAACGGCAAATCGGGCCCTTATCGGGTGTTCATCAAGATGAAAAACGTGAACGGTGCCCTGCGCATCGACAACATGGATTTCACGAAAGAGTAG
- a CDS encoding PPK2 family polyphosphate kinase: protein MSKHATPDLTKLPSRAPAEFHKEHTLRELKRIRQELIELQYRLYAENRHSVLVILQGMDASGKDGLIRRVFSGLNPQGVQVHSFKEPTAEELAHDFLWRVHQQAPARGMLQVFNRSHYEDVLITRVQGLIPAEEAKRRFVAINNFEKLLQQAGTTVLKFYLHVSEAEQRERLLERTLDPDKQWKYEAGDEEKARQWPQYRAVYEDVFRHCSPASCPWHLVPADQNWYKAYVVARTLRDALLRLDPQLPAPKATRKPVS from the coding sequence ATGAGCAAACACGCCACCCCCGACCTTACCAAGCTGCCCAGCCGGGCGCCTGCCGAGTTCCACAAAGAGCACACGCTGCGGGAGCTGAAGCGCATCCGGCAGGAGCTGATTGAGCTGCAGTACCGGCTCTACGCCGAAAACCGCCACAGCGTGCTCGTGATTTTGCAGGGCATGGATGCCAGCGGCAAAGACGGCCTGATCCGGCGGGTGTTCAGCGGCCTCAATCCGCAGGGCGTGCAGGTGCATTCCTTCAAGGAGCCGACTGCCGAAGAGCTGGCGCACGACTTCCTGTGGCGAGTGCACCAGCAGGCGCCGGCCCGTGGCATGCTGCAGGTGTTCAACCGCTCCCACTATGAGGACGTGCTCATCACGCGGGTGCAGGGCCTGATACCGGCCGAGGAAGCCAAACGCCGGTTTGTGGCCATCAACAACTTCGAGAAGCTGCTGCAGCAGGCCGGTACCACGGTGCTCAAGTTTTACCTCCACGTCTCGGAAGCCGAGCAGCGGGAGCGGCTGCTGGAGCGCACCCTCGACCCCGATAAACAGTGGAAATACGAGGCCGGCGACGAGGAAAAGGCGCGCCAGTGGCCCCAGTACCGCGCCGTGTACGAAGACGTGTTCCGCCACTGCAGCCCAGCCAGCTGCCCCTGGCACCTCGTGCCCGCCGACCAGAACTGGTACAAGGCATACGTAGTGGCCCGCACCCTGCGCGACGCCCTGCTCCGCCTCGACCCGCAGCTGCCCGCGCCCAAGGCTACCCGCAAGCCGGTTAGCTGA
- the nadC gene encoding carboxylating nicotinate-nucleotide diphosphorylase → MQNTPYLTPEAISEFIRTALREDVGDGDHSSLAAIPADARNRARLLVKDEGILAGVELARHIFRAVDADLQVETLLADGDSIKHGDVVLTVEGRAQSILTAERLVLNCMQRMSGIATHTTHLRHLLAGTKARLLDTRKTTPNFRLCEKWAVLIGGGVNHRYGLFDMIILKDNHVDYAGGITEAIAATKAYLARTGRQLPIEVETRNLTEVQQALDAGGIDRIMLDNMPPAQLREAVELIAGRVETEASGGITEHTIAAVGATGVDYISVGALTHSTKSLDLSLKAF, encoded by the coding sequence GTGCAAAACACCCCCTACCTCACCCCGGAAGCAATTTCAGAGTTCATTCGTACGGCGCTCCGCGAAGACGTCGGCGACGGTGACCATTCTTCGCTGGCGGCCATTCCGGCCGACGCCCGCAACCGGGCGCGGCTGCTGGTGAAAGATGAGGGCATACTGGCCGGCGTAGAGCTGGCCCGCCACATATTCCGGGCCGTGGACGCCGACCTGCAGGTGGAAACCCTGCTCGCCGACGGCGACTCCATCAAGCACGGCGACGTGGTACTGACGGTAGAGGGCCGCGCCCAGAGCATCCTGACGGCGGAGCGGCTGGTGCTCAACTGCATGCAGCGCATGAGCGGCATTGCCACCCACACCACCCACCTGCGCCACCTGCTGGCCGGCACCAAGGCCCGCCTGCTCGATACGCGCAAAACCACGCCCAACTTCCGCCTCTGCGAGAAGTGGGCGGTGCTCATCGGGGGCGGCGTCAACCACCGCTACGGCCTGTTCGACATGATTATTCTCAAGGACAACCACGTGGACTACGCCGGCGGTATTACGGAAGCCATTGCGGCCACCAAGGCCTACCTGGCCCGCACCGGCCGCCAGCTGCCCATTGAGGTGGAAACCCGCAACCTGACCGAAGTGCAGCAGGCCCTCGACGCCGGCGGCATCGACCGGATCATGCTCGACAATATGCCGCCGGCCCAGCTGCGCGAAGCCGTGGAGCTGATTGCCGGCCGCGTAGAAACCGAAGCCAGCGGCGGCATCACCGAGCACACCATTGCCGCCGTCGGGGCCACCGGCGTCGACTACATTTCCGTGGGTGCCCTCACGCACTCCACCAAAAGCCTCGACCTCAGCCTGAAAGCGTTTTAA